From Vanessa cardui chromosome 11, ilVanCard2.1, whole genome shotgun sequence, the proteins below share one genomic window:
- the LOC124533347 gene encoding CAP-Gly domain-containing linker protein 2 isoform X9 encodes MPVETKISFSDGSSSDTLRKLSDDSSRKHLSDLIEADEDEVSSCLPERPRSRRKASNHSVVLTEDTDSFIIGERVWVGGTKPGQIAYIGETQFAPGEWAGIVLDDPIGKNDGSVAGFRYFQCPEKRGVFSRLTRLTREPLISHAPHDASPISDAGSVFERPPSGSARPRRTLSPNGSVRSIVSSKMNASISTTTNGDFRLGDRVIVSSSRGSKAGTLRYVGVTEFASGVWAGVELDDPLGKNDGSVDGKRYFNCAPRFGLFAPISKVSRSPSNRKPGTCAIHSNGRATPMRRSNSRESLTSLGTSIASSRAGVRLGVTSLGAQRAGPRASSTPVSAKNALQELLREKQQHLERLLQERELERAEVVKVTMQFERTESALAQIKKEATQANNENAKLKVELDKLNKMLEDEKQKVEDLMFRNEEENINKEDYNKYKEAMEKEKETREKQIRDLEAEVALQVARAETTSAALRALEDQRSAEMNALADQHKEELVAAQTLSSELQKLLDEAYALIKEKESEKDSLTKSLNEELYKVKTDSEKALNEAKSKIAISQSEFETQLSVLTAKLQLAESKLEAEKQNVERLNKENGQTIIDLNSKLTSLQAAVDDKTLELNKVMGVSKEHEVNLNKEMTKLKMELSAKVLDIEQLEDLNKKQESSCKLLQEEVSRVKEELTQKISEYESFLNEASQQDEKNKTEILNLQQELNNKTKEYEKLVNESSKSTDSNDKLINEYKQTIHERDKEIIKLKDEFEETTANFNIKHSKIAEEHKKEIEDRNTKIEQLIKEIETHKQALDKSKIELDTLNTQFTINVDELNALKEENKKLKESLNEITQVNIELKAKIAAMELEIGEYKRQLSSAIEKCEEIQKSKEKVEGEYLNLTGQTTDSYEQFNKLSQHLKDTEKELQEIKDKFREATNNCGRIEQEYKQKIFKIQEDYSLERGQLVRSVDENVEKLQQAENKIKEFEALSFEINNRLREAESQSDKLLDENSMLKNEIESLKVKEQDINNEHDTIRKKLEIDIERYKEEILLLKADGATSEVKLMEKVDQLTEAQNDLNNKLEEARKHEDSLQKILDDMTSQLNTQKVQFEKEINQLQERLVVANNETKTHKDEETRLNELLQEKQNSIKDLTLKLEMLEVDIKSNGELVTEKDRQLTQATEELNKVNEIKNKLEEQLNKTVMETTTIKQQYETLLNNSSVEESLINEQHKQLEKVKSEMAILVNDKKLIEDKHNESSNEITNLKSQLQETTNKLNETLENLNELNKIMKEKDNFIKTQNEKVDTDLNKSKQLEENITKLQQEVNQNNTMLEQKQVEINNLNEIILQTSQIQETVKQLESENADLKAKHIVEIESLNNTIKTLTNNLSEQGKQLEDLVSTKEKVQDLQQLLAKSDEDIKKLTNINEAQKLNYEDLTRQLQQQFDEYKRESKNMKHELKNRINDYEKQLQDSKEKIALELDNQKKLQNKLNEGDSKILELSQKLELLAIQENNSSKDEKLEKLTLELQATRQSGAESLVNSEKIINKLKEEIETNIKDIKVKDDLIVKLQEDLKSQKAKVEVTEREKHLLQKEMAKNVKEIRDNNDNNAMGLLGQGDNASQKLTEEKEMIDGQVSFLNSVIVDMQRKNEQLMARVQALEGATVPAEPPLFNGRKVRAVAPRLFCDICDEFDKHDTEDCPRQSVEPEKPPSNKKPLPPRPYCDICEVFGHATENCDEEETF; translated from the exons ACGGCAGCTCCTCGGACACGCTGCGAAAGTTAAGCGACGACTCATCGAGAAAACATTTATCAG ATTTAATCGAAGCAGACGAAGACGAAGTAAGCAGCTGTCTGCCGGAAAGACCGCGATCGCGTCGCAAGGCATCTA ATCACAGTGTCGTTTTGACTGAGGACACTGACAGCTTTATAATCGGCGAACGTGTGTGGGTGGGCGGTACTAAGCCCGGCCAGATCGCGTATATCGGTGAGACACAGTTCGCTCCAGGCGAGTGGGCCGGCATTGTACTTGACGACCCTATAG gcaAAAATGATGGGTCAGTAGCTGGATTTCGCTACTTTCAGTGTCCAGAAAAGCGAGGTGTATTTTCTCGTCTTACTAGACTAACACGGGAGCCCCTCATATCACATGCACCACACGATGCCTCACCTATTTCTGACGCCGGAAGCGTGTTCGAACGCCCGCCGTCTGGTTCCGCAAGGCCCAGGCGCACTCTCTCTCCAAATGGTAGCGTGCGGAGTATTGTCAGCAGTAAGATGA atGCTTCCATTTCAACAACCACAAATGGAGACTTCCGTTTAGGCGATCGAGTAATCGTTTCTAGCAGCCGCGGAAGCAAAGCTGGTACTCTCCGTTACGTAGGGGTAACCGAGTTTGCATCAGGTGTTTGGGCAGGCGTAGAGCTCGATGATCCTCTTGGCAAAAACGATGGTTCCGTTGATGGAAAAAG ATATTTCAATTGCGCTCCACGCTTCGGACTGTTTGCTCCAATTTCAAAAGTATCCAGATCGCCGTCGAATCGCAAGCCGGGCACCTGCGCGATCCACAGCAACGGTCGTGCGACACCGATGCGGCGCTCTAACTCGCGGGAATCTCTCACTTCGCTCGGAACTTCGATCGCGTCTTCCCGTGCGGGGGTGAGGCTCGGGGTGACGTCGCTGGGTGCTCAG CGGGCCGGTCCACGCGCGTCCTCCACCCCGGTGTCGGCTAAGAACGCGCTGCAG GAACTCTTACGAGAAAAACAACAGCATTTGGAGCGGCTACTCCAGGAGCGCGAGTTGGAGAGAGCAGAAGTTGTCAAAGTTACGATGCAATTCGAGCGTACAGAAAGCGCActtgcacagattaaaaaagaaGCAACACAg GCGAACAACGAAAATGCGAAACTTAAAGTCGAACTTGACaaacttaataaaatgttgGAAGACGAAAAGCAAAAGGTGGAAGATCTTATGTTCAGAAAcgaagaagaaaatattaacaaagaagATTATAAT aaataCAAAGAAGCAATGGAG AAAGAAAAGGAAACGCGAGAGAAACAAATTAGAGATCTGGAAGCTGAAGTCGCATTGCAAGTTGCTCGCGCTGAGACGACCAGTGCAGCGCTGCGAGCGCTTGAAGATCAGCGCAGTGCTGAGATGAACGCTTTGGCTGATCAACACAAAGAGGAACTGGTAGCAGCACAAA caTTATCTTCtgaacttcaaaaattattagATGAAGCGTATGCGTTGATCAAGGAAAAAGAAAGTGAAAAGGATTCGCTGACCAAAAGCCTAAACGAAGAACTGTATAAAGTTAAAACAGACTCTGAAAAAGCGCTCAATGAAGCTAAGAGTAAAATTGCTATCTCTCAATCCGAGTTCGAAACGCAGCTTTCAGTACTAACAGCGAAGTTGCAATTAGCCGAGTCAAAGTTGGAAGCTGAGAAACAAAACGTTGAAAGATTGAATAAAGAGAACGGTCAAACAATAATAGATTTGAATAGTAAATTAACCTCACTGCAGGCAGCTGTTGATGATAAAACACTAGAATTAAACAAAG TTATGGGAGTAAGTAAAGAACATGAAGTCAACCTTAACAAGGAaatgactaaattaaaaatggaactCAGTGCCAAAGTTTTAGACATCGAGCAACttgaagatttaaataaaaaacaagaatCCTCTTGCAAGTTGTTACAAGAAGAAGTAAGTCGTGTTAAAGAAGAACTCACACAGAAAATCAGCGAATATGAAAGCTTTTTGAATGAGGCTTCACAGCAagatgagaaaaataaaacagaaattttGAACCTACAACAAGAAttgaataacaaaacaaaagaatacgAAAAGTTGGTTAACGAATCTAGTAAATCGACTGACTCTAATGATAaacttataaatgaatataaacaaaCTATACATGAACGAGATAAGGAAATAATAAAGTTGAAAGATGAATTCGAAGAAACAACtgccaattttaatattaaacatagcAAAATTGCTGAAGAACACAAGAAAGAAATTGAGGACCGTAATACAAAAATAGAGCAGCTAATTAAAGAAATAGAGACCCACAAACAGGCTTTAGATaaaagcaaaattgaactcgACACTCTAAATACACAGTTTACTATAAATGTTGATGAATTAAACGCGTTGaaggaagaaaataaaaaattgaaagagtcCCTTAATGAAATTACGCAAGTAAATATTGAACTTAAAGCTAAAATAGCAGCTATGGAATTAGAAATTGGTGAATATAAACGACAACTAAGCAGTGCTATTGAAAAATGTGAAGAAATTCAAAAGTCTAAAGAAAAGGTTGAGGGCGAGTATTTAAATCTCACCGGTCAAACTACTGATTCTTacgaacaatttaataaattatcgcAGCATTTAAAGGATACTGAGAAAGAACTACAAGAAATCAAAGATAAATTCAGAGAAGCTACGAATAACTGTGGCCGAATAGAACAGGAATACAAGcagaaaatctttaaaatacaaGAAGATTATTCCTTGGAACGCGGTCAATTAGTAAGATCAGTCGATGAAAATGTTGAAAAGCTACAACAAgcagaaaacaaaattaaagagtTCGAAGCGCTtagttttgaaataaacaatCGACTAAGAGAAGCAGAATCTCAGAGTGACAAATTACTTGATGAAAATTCAATgcttaaaaatgaaattgaaagcTTGAAAGTAAAAGAACAAGACATAAATAATGAGCATGACACTATTCGAAAAAAGCTGGAAATTGATATTGAAAGGTATAAAGAGGAAATATTATTACTGAAAGCTGATGGAGCTACATCCGAAGTTAAATTAATGGAAAAAGTTGATCAACTAACTGAAGCACAGAATGACTTAAATAACAAACTCGAAGAAGCACGCAAACATGAAGACtcattgcaaaaaatattagacgATATGACTTCGCAGCTTAATACCCAAAAAGTACaatttgaaaaagaaataaatcaattgCAAGAACGATTAGTGGTAGCCAATAATGAAACCAAAACTCATAAAGACGAAGAGACCCGGTTAAATGAATTGCtccaagaaaaacaaaattctatCAAAGATTTGACGCTTAAACTAGAAATGCTTGAAGTAGATATTAAATCGAATGGAGAATTAGTCACCGAAAAAGATCGACAATTGACCCAAGCAACAGAAGAACTCAATAaagttaatgaaataaaaaataaattagaagaaCAACTAAATAAAACTGTTATGGAAACAACTActataaaacaacaatatgaAACACTTTTAAACAATTCTTCTGTCGAAGAAtcattaataaatgaacaacATAAGCAATTAGAAAAAGTGAAATCTGAAATGGCTATTTTAGTGAACGATAAAAAACTCATAGAAGACAAACATAATGAATCATCTAATGAAATAACAAATCTTAAGAGTCAACTTCaagaaacaacaaataaattaaatgagacCCTTGAAAatctaaatgaattaaataaaataatgaaagaaaaagataactttattaaaacacaaaatgaaAAAGTTGATACTgacttaaataaaagtaaacagttagaagaaaatattacaaagctTCAACAAGAGGTCAATCAAAATAACACTATGTTAGAACAAAAAcaagtagaaataaataacttaaacgaaattatattacaaacaagTCAAATTCAAGAAACGGTTAAACAACTAGAATCAGAAAATGCTGATTTGAAAGCAAAACACATTGTTGAAATTGAATCTCTTAACAacacaataaaaacattaacaaataatttgtcGGAACAAGGAAAACAACTCGAAGACCTAGTCAGCACTAAGGAAAAGGTTCAAGATTTGCAGCAACTGTTAGCAAAATCAGATGAAGATATAAAGaaacttacaaatataaacGAAGCTCAAAAATTAAACTACGAAGATTTAACAAGACAACTGCAACAGCAGTTTGATGAATACAAAAGAGAaagtaaaaatatgaaacacgagcttaaaaatagaataaacgATTATGAAAAACAGTTACAAGATTCAAAAGAGAAAATAGCTTTAGAATTGGATAATcaaaagaaattacaaaacaaactcAATGAAGGCGATAGCAAAATATTAGAATTATCACAAAAACTAGAACTGTTAGCTATTCAAGAAAACAATTCAAGCAAAGATGAAAAATTAGAAAAGTTGACATTAGAATTACAAGCTACAAGACAATCTGGTGCTGAATCCTTAGTTAatagtgaaaaaataattaataagttaaaagaAGAAATTGAaactaatattaaagatattaaggTTAAGGATGATTTAATCGTAAAATTACAAGAAGACTTAAAG agcCAGAAAGCCAAAGTTGAAGTAACAGAAAGGGAGAAACATCTTTTGCAAAAGGAAATGGCGAAAAATGTTAAAGAGATTCGAGACAATAATGACAATAATGCAATGGGCCTATTAGGACAAGGCGATAATGCATCGCAGAA
- the LOC124533347 gene encoding CAP-Gly domain-containing linker protein 2 isoform X8, whose protein sequence is MPVETKISFSDGSSSDTLRKLSDDSSRKHLSASSRSSITSMDTLWEKYPRRLSEAGLRRSSDHSVVLTEDTDSFIIGERVWVGGTKPGQIAYIGETQFAPGEWAGIVLDDPIGKNDGSVAGFRYFQCPEKRGVFSRLTRLTREPLISHAPHDASPISDAGSVFERPPSGSARPRRTLSPNGSVRSIVSSKMNASISTTTNGDFRLGDRVIVSSSRGSKAGTLRYVGVTEFASGVWAGVELDDPLGKNDGSVDGKRYFNCAPRFGLFAPISKVSRSPSNRKPGTCAIHSNGRATPMRRSNSRESLTSLGTSIASSRAGVRLGVTSLGAQRAGPRASSTPVSAKNALQELLREKQQHLERLLQERELERAEVVKVTMQFERTESALAQIKKEATQANNENAKLKVELDKLNKMLEDEKQKVEDLMFRNEEENINKEDYNKYKEAMEKEKETREKQIRDLEAEVALQVARAETTSAALRALEDQRSAEMNALADQHKEELVAAQTLSSELQKLLDEAYALIKEKESEKDSLTKSLNEELYKVKTDSEKALNEAKSKIAISQSEFETQLSVLTAKLQLAESKLEAEKQNVERLNKENGQTIIDLNSKLTSLQAAVDDKTLELNKVMGVSKEHEVNLNKEMTKLKMELSAKVLDIEQLEDLNKKQESSCKLLQEEVSRVKEELTQKISEYESFLNEASQQDEKNKTEILNLQQELNNKTKEYEKLVNESSKSTDSNDKLINEYKQTIHERDKEIIKLKDEFEETTANFNIKHSKIAEEHKKEIEDRNTKIEQLIKEIETHKQALDKSKIELDTLNTQFTINVDELNALKEENKKLKESLNEITQVNIELKAKIAAMELEIGEYKRQLSSAIEKCEEIQKSKEKVEGEYLNLTGQTTDSYEQFNKLSQHLKDTEKELQEIKDKFREATNNCGRIEQEYKQKIFKIQEDYSLERGQLVRSVDENVEKLQQAENKIKEFEALSFEINNRLREAESQSDKLLDENSMLKNEIESLKVKEQDINNEHDTIRKKLEIDIERYKEEILLLKADGATSEVKLMEKVDQLTEAQNDLNNKLEEARKHEDSLQKILDDMTSQLNTQKVQFEKEINQLQERLVVANNETKTHKDEETRLNELLQEKQNSIKDLTLKLEMLEVDIKSNGELVTEKDRQLTQATEELNKVNEIKNKLEEQLNKTVMETTTIKQQYETLLNNSSVEESLINEQHKQLEKVKSEMAILVNDKKLIEDKHNESSNEITNLKSQLQETTNKLNETLENLNELNKIMKEKDNFIKTQNEKVDTDLNKSKQLEENITKLQQEVNQNNTMLEQKQVEINNLNEIILQTSQIQETVKQLESENADLKAKHIVEIESLNNTIKTLTNNLSEQGKQLEDLVSTKEKVQDLQQLLAKSDEDIKKLTNINEAQKLNYEDLTRQLQQQFDEYKRESKNMKHELKNRINDYEKQLQDSKEKIALELDNQKKLQNKLNEGDSKILELSQKLELLAIQENNSSKDEKLEKLTLELQATRQSGAESLVNSEKIINKLKEEIETNIKDIKVKDDLIVKLQEDLKSQKAKVEVTEREKHLLQKEMAKNVKEIRDNNDNNAMGLLGQGDNASQKLTEEKEMIDGQVSFLNSVIVDMQRKNEQLMARVQALEGATVPAEPPLFNGRKVRAVAPRLFCDICDEFDKHDTEDCPRQSVEPEKPPSNKKPLPPRPYCDICEVFGHATENCDEEETF, encoded by the exons ACGGCAGCTCCTCGGACACGCTGCGAAAGTTAAGCGACGACTCATCGAGAAAACATTTATCAG CCAGCAGCAGGTCGAGCATAACTTCAATGGACACGCTTTGGGAGAAATATCCGCGACGTTTGAGCGAGGCGGGCCTGAGACGCTCCTCAG ATCACAGTGTCGTTTTGACTGAGGACACTGACAGCTTTATAATCGGCGAACGTGTGTGGGTGGGCGGTACTAAGCCCGGCCAGATCGCGTATATCGGTGAGACACAGTTCGCTCCAGGCGAGTGGGCCGGCATTGTACTTGACGACCCTATAG gcaAAAATGATGGGTCAGTAGCTGGATTTCGCTACTTTCAGTGTCCAGAAAAGCGAGGTGTATTTTCTCGTCTTACTAGACTAACACGGGAGCCCCTCATATCACATGCACCACACGATGCCTCACCTATTTCTGACGCCGGAAGCGTGTTCGAACGCCCGCCGTCTGGTTCCGCAAGGCCCAGGCGCACTCTCTCTCCAAATGGTAGCGTGCGGAGTATTGTCAGCAGTAAGATGA atGCTTCCATTTCAACAACCACAAATGGAGACTTCCGTTTAGGCGATCGAGTAATCGTTTCTAGCAGCCGCGGAAGCAAAGCTGGTACTCTCCGTTACGTAGGGGTAACCGAGTTTGCATCAGGTGTTTGGGCAGGCGTAGAGCTCGATGATCCTCTTGGCAAAAACGATGGTTCCGTTGATGGAAAAAG ATATTTCAATTGCGCTCCACGCTTCGGACTGTTTGCTCCAATTTCAAAAGTATCCAGATCGCCGTCGAATCGCAAGCCGGGCACCTGCGCGATCCACAGCAACGGTCGTGCGACACCGATGCGGCGCTCTAACTCGCGGGAATCTCTCACTTCGCTCGGAACTTCGATCGCGTCTTCCCGTGCGGGGGTGAGGCTCGGGGTGACGTCGCTGGGTGCTCAG CGGGCCGGTCCACGCGCGTCCTCCACCCCGGTGTCGGCTAAGAACGCGCTGCAG GAACTCTTACGAGAAAAACAACAGCATTTGGAGCGGCTACTCCAGGAGCGCGAGTTGGAGAGAGCAGAAGTTGTCAAAGTTACGATGCAATTCGAGCGTACAGAAAGCGCActtgcacagattaaaaaagaaGCAACACAg GCGAACAACGAAAATGCGAAACTTAAAGTCGAACTTGACaaacttaataaaatgttgGAAGACGAAAAGCAAAAGGTGGAAGATCTTATGTTCAGAAAcgaagaagaaaatattaacaaagaagATTATAAT aaataCAAAGAAGCAATGGAG AAAGAAAAGGAAACGCGAGAGAAACAAATTAGAGATCTGGAAGCTGAAGTCGCATTGCAAGTTGCTCGCGCTGAGACGACCAGTGCAGCGCTGCGAGCGCTTGAAGATCAGCGCAGTGCTGAGATGAACGCTTTGGCTGATCAACACAAAGAGGAACTGGTAGCAGCACAAA caTTATCTTCtgaacttcaaaaattattagATGAAGCGTATGCGTTGATCAAGGAAAAAGAAAGTGAAAAGGATTCGCTGACCAAAAGCCTAAACGAAGAACTGTATAAAGTTAAAACAGACTCTGAAAAAGCGCTCAATGAAGCTAAGAGTAAAATTGCTATCTCTCAATCCGAGTTCGAAACGCAGCTTTCAGTACTAACAGCGAAGTTGCAATTAGCCGAGTCAAAGTTGGAAGCTGAGAAACAAAACGTTGAAAGATTGAATAAAGAGAACGGTCAAACAATAATAGATTTGAATAGTAAATTAACCTCACTGCAGGCAGCTGTTGATGATAAAACACTAGAATTAAACAAAG TTATGGGAGTAAGTAAAGAACATGAAGTCAACCTTAACAAGGAaatgactaaattaaaaatggaactCAGTGCCAAAGTTTTAGACATCGAGCAACttgaagatttaaataaaaaacaagaatCCTCTTGCAAGTTGTTACAAGAAGAAGTAAGTCGTGTTAAAGAAGAACTCACACAGAAAATCAGCGAATATGAAAGCTTTTTGAATGAGGCTTCACAGCAagatgagaaaaataaaacagaaattttGAACCTACAACAAGAAttgaataacaaaacaaaagaatacgAAAAGTTGGTTAACGAATCTAGTAAATCGACTGACTCTAATGATAaacttataaatgaatataaacaaaCTATACATGAACGAGATAAGGAAATAATAAAGTTGAAAGATGAATTCGAAGAAACAACtgccaattttaatattaaacatagcAAAATTGCTGAAGAACACAAGAAAGAAATTGAGGACCGTAATACAAAAATAGAGCAGCTAATTAAAGAAATAGAGACCCACAAACAGGCTTTAGATaaaagcaaaattgaactcgACACTCTAAATACACAGTTTACTATAAATGTTGATGAATTAAACGCGTTGaaggaagaaaataaaaaattgaaagagtcCCTTAATGAAATTACGCAAGTAAATATTGAACTTAAAGCTAAAATAGCAGCTATGGAATTAGAAATTGGTGAATATAAACGACAACTAAGCAGTGCTATTGAAAAATGTGAAGAAATTCAAAAGTCTAAAGAAAAGGTTGAGGGCGAGTATTTAAATCTCACCGGTCAAACTACTGATTCTTacgaacaatttaataaattatcgcAGCATTTAAAGGATACTGAGAAAGAACTACAAGAAATCAAAGATAAATTCAGAGAAGCTACGAATAACTGTGGCCGAATAGAACAGGAATACAAGcagaaaatctttaaaatacaaGAAGATTATTCCTTGGAACGCGGTCAATTAGTAAGATCAGTCGATGAAAATGTTGAAAAGCTACAACAAgcagaaaacaaaattaaagagtTCGAAGCGCTtagttttgaaataaacaatCGACTAAGAGAAGCAGAATCTCAGAGTGACAAATTACTTGATGAAAATTCAATgcttaaaaatgaaattgaaagcTTGAAAGTAAAAGAACAAGACATAAATAATGAGCATGACACTATTCGAAAAAAGCTGGAAATTGATATTGAAAGGTATAAAGAGGAAATATTATTACTGAAAGCTGATGGAGCTACATCCGAAGTTAAATTAATGGAAAAAGTTGATCAACTAACTGAAGCACAGAATGACTTAAATAACAAACTCGAAGAAGCACGCAAACATGAAGACtcattgcaaaaaatattagacgATATGACTTCGCAGCTTAATACCCAAAAAGTACaatttgaaaaagaaataaatcaattgCAAGAACGATTAGTGGTAGCCAATAATGAAACCAAAACTCATAAAGACGAAGAGACCCGGTTAAATGAATTGCtccaagaaaaacaaaattctatCAAAGATTTGACGCTTAAACTAGAAATGCTTGAAGTAGATATTAAATCGAATGGAGAATTAGTCACCGAAAAAGATCGACAATTGACCCAAGCAACAGAAGAACTCAATAaagttaatgaaataaaaaataaattagaagaaCAACTAAATAAAACTGTTATGGAAACAACTActataaaacaacaatatgaAACACTTTTAAACAATTCTTCTGTCGAAGAAtcattaataaatgaacaacATAAGCAATTAGAAAAAGTGAAATCTGAAATGGCTATTTTAGTGAACGATAAAAAACTCATAGAAGACAAACATAATGAATCATCTAATGAAATAACAAATCTTAAGAGTCAACTTCaagaaacaacaaataaattaaatgagacCCTTGAAAatctaaatgaattaaataaaataatgaaagaaaaagataactttattaaaacacaaaatgaaAAAGTTGATACTgacttaaataaaagtaaacagttagaagaaaatattacaaagctTCAACAAGAGGTCAATCAAAATAACACTATGTTAGAACAAAAAcaagtagaaataaataacttaaacgaaattatattacaaacaagTCAAATTCAAGAAACGGTTAAACAACTAGAATCAGAAAATGCTGATTTGAAAGCAAAACACATTGTTGAAATTGAATCTCTTAACAacacaataaaaacattaacaaataatttgtcGGAACAAGGAAAACAACTCGAAGACCTAGTCAGCACTAAGGAAAAGGTTCAAGATTTGCAGCAACTGTTAGCAAAATCAGATGAAGATATAAAGaaacttacaaatataaacGAAGCTCAAAAATTAAACTACGAAGATTTAACAAGACAACTGCAACAGCAGTTTGATGAATACAAAAGAGAaagtaaaaatatgaaacacgagcttaaaaatagaataaacgATTATGAAAAACAGTTACAAGATTCAAAAGAGAAAATAGCTTTAGAATTGGATAATcaaaagaaattacaaaacaaactcAATGAAGGCGATAGCAAAATATTAGAATTATCACAAAAACTAGAACTGTTAGCTATTCAAGAAAACAATTCAAGCAAAGATGAAAAATTAGAAAAGTTGACATTAGAATTACAAGCTACAAGACAATCTGGTGCTGAATCCTTAGTTAatagtgaaaaaataattaataagttaaaagaAGAAATTGAaactaatattaaagatattaaggTTAAGGATGATTTAATCGTAAAATTACAAGAAGACTTAAAG agcCAGAAAGCCAAAGTTGAAGTAACAGAAAGGGAGAAACATCTTTTGCAAAAGGAAATGGCGAAAAATGTTAAAGAGATTCGAGACAATAATGACAATAATGCAATGGGCCTATTAGGACAAGGCGATAATGCATCGCAGAA